The following nucleotide sequence is from Penicillium digitatum chromosome 5, complete sequence.
TTGATCTTATCGAGTTACTCATCTAGGAGGCCTTTAACGGCGTCAACTATATCTTCATTACCGCGCACACAAGCAGAAGGATGATCCTACGAGTCAGTTCTTTGCCCTTACTGCCATTTGGTGCTGATGATTGAGAAGTTTGGAGGCTCGGGGGTTCGGAATGTTGTGACCTGCTGCCCTACTCGTTGAACAACAATAGGCAACTCAGCCCGAAATCGTCTTCAAGCAAGATTTGTGAACTTAAACCATGACACACACGCGATCAGTGGGTGTAGGGAACAACGGCCATAAGCAGCTAGTGGACCATGATCATGACTGGAAGTAATATCGGCAGGGAGGTGGGCATGTAGGGTCTGTATTATTGGACAGAGTGGTTTGTCATGACTAGGTCTGTGGCTGAAGTACGGTCGAGCGGATGTTCAAAGGGCTGTCTTTGTCAGTcgtttttgatcttttcgGCATCTCCTGGTAATCACCTTATTTACGACTGATAAGATGTTAACGTTCAGTCAGATAGATGCAGATGCATTTGAGAACCCCAAGAAAAACAACGGTCGGAAAAGACCCCGCTTTCGAGAGCCCGTGGCATGTAACCACTGCGATCGCAAGGCACCATACAAACCGTGCCAAGATCGTGGATTGGGCACACAATGCATTTATTCCTGTTCGAAAAGTCTAGCAGTCTCAGAATCTGCCATAATTGTATCCCCTCGAAGCACAGGCATCGATCTATATGCCTTTGAGCAGCTGACCCCCCCCCAATCTCCCGACAGCGAGACCCTTGATCCACGATCGGGGTTGCCCCACAACCTGACTACCGTCAGTCATGCCAATAGTGCCTTTAATAGGTCGAACTTCAAAACAAGGCTGATCAGCGGCACTCATTGGATGGCCCCTGGCAATGATTTGCCCATAATAGGGGCCATGCTGGAGAAGACTGTTGATTTTCAACCGACGTGGAGAACTTTCACCGAAGTAAAGTCTCTCCTTCGAGTCGAAAATTCGGTACCAAACGGGGCGAAGGGAGATTATAAGAAGCGACTAGATCTCCTTCCCGATCGATCGACCTGCGAAAAGTGGATCAGGCGATTTTGTGAAACCTATGGTAGAATATACCATGTGATCGACTACAACTGCCTGATCACCGAACTGGAGGAAGTTTTGATGGCATGCGTCGACGCTAATGAGGTGCATGTGCTCAAGATTTTGTTGGTCATTGCGATTGCTATGCAGAACGACCATGCGGGCGTCTACTACTGGAGGAAGCGGAGAGCCGTATTCATACATCGACTCGATTCCAAAAACCTTGTATCGGTGTCGTGCAGGCCTCATTACTGTTGATCACCATGAAGACCATAACTGCCTCTGACACTGACAAGGCACATAGCCTCCTAAGTATCATGGGGCTTTCTACGCAAATGGCTTTGAGCATGGGCTTACATAGGGATCTGGCCCTATTCCCCGGCGTCACTCCTTACTATGCAGAAGTCCGGAAAAGATCATGGGCGTGCTTATTTCGATTGAACCTCGACTATTCCATCCGGAGTGGTTCCCACTTTGGTATTCGATTAGAAGATGTGGACTGCCCTCTCCCGAGCGCTATCGACCTCCTCACCCTTGACCCGGGACTGATGATGGAGCCAGGTACCTTCTTAAACCAGGCCCAGGAAGCAACGGACCAGGCTTTCAGTATCGCCGCAATGAAACTTGCCATAGTGAGAGCTCCCTTACACCAGCGACTTTGCTCCACGACCCCTGGATTATCAAGCGAGGTACGGGATCGAATGCGCGTCTCCTTCCAAAAGATCCTGCGTGAGTTGCTTCCAAATCTGCAAGAGGGAGCCTCATCATGCAGTGCAAttgagaagtttcagcaagcttTGTTATCAATGCATGCGCATAGCTTCATGATCGTTATCACACTCAATTTTGTCCTAGGAGTCCCGTCTCATAATTCACAGCGGAGTGATCTCTATGAAGCATGGGACGATTCGGTGTCCATTCTCCATCAGTTACAGGAGATGTTACAGAACGGCTCTGAGCTATCTAGCGTGGCCTACCATCTACTTTGGACCGACATTGCCCGCGCAGCCTTGACTGCCTGCCTGGTGGTTGGTCGCCTGCGACGCATCAATCTGGGGATAACCGTCTCCAATGGGCCCCAACCCACGCTGGTCATCTTTCAACAGCTTTTGCTGAAATACCTAGACTCTTTATCGCAGATCCTAGCGGCAAGATACCACCTCGGACCTGTTGCAGCAAAGACGAGCCTTGTCCTTGCTGTCGCAACAACTGTTACCTCAAGCCTAGTCAATGACCTTGGTGACCCAAAACAGGATTCCACTTTCTTCCAGGTTGGCTTCAAAGCTGCCGAGGAGGTCACAGCCGAGATGGAATGTTTTCTGAAACGGGAAACCCAAGACTCAAGACTCAGCTTACTGGGACCGAACACCGCCGGGGCGTCAGCTCCACCAAATGCCACAACCCCTCTTCCGGTAAACCGGATGGATCATGCTCTTCCAGATCAGTTGATTCAGACGTTGTTTCCGAGCGAGTGCGACTTTTACCCAGGCTCAGAATCCCAGGTTCAGGATACGCTGTCCGATCTATATTCCATGGCGTTCAAACCTACTTCCCCGATCCAGTTCATGCCTGACCTCTTATGGGAAGAAATATAAATTCGAATCAGCTGGCACATgtagaaaaaaagagaataAAGACTAGGTGCCTCCGCCACGTAAAAAGAAATAACGgatttcacaagcgagctggccacccaagcgagccggccaccccaaccaaaacgcgcccatgaattagatcttattcagttcaaccacccaccatgccaccagttcgtactcaatcctctcgaaattcaatagagcaagagggtaggatcttaccagctatccaggcttttaagaatcaagaaatctcttcaattcgtgagCTGGCGCGTATTTTTAGCGTACCACGTTCGACTCTCCAAGACCGCCTCCGTGGCCACCAACATCGCACGaattctcgcgccaactcccATAAATTAACCCAGTTTGAAGAGGAAAGTCTTTAAAAATAGATAATCTCTATATATTCACGTGGAGTAGCCCCCCGGCCCTCTATAGTACGAGAAATAGcgaatcttctccttgaaaAGCGTGGAAATACCCCGGCTCTTTTAGTCGGCCAAAATTAGGACACGAACTAAATAAAACGATACCCTCTCCTTTCCTCCCGGTTCTTAAAACGATATAATTACGAGCGTACGAAATAAGAAGACCTAAAGATTATTTAGGGGTAGTTTAATCTTATTCAAAGAACTATCCTTTAATTTAGGATTAACTAAGATGATATttatgtcagggtgcgggctggcaggacggtatgatgggagatgactggcagggacaggtcgtaacagatcagattctcattgacaggtacaggcacaggcaggggcaggctaatatacaagacgtagctcgaagagctacaacaggatctagaactgaagttcaagataaacaggtcggagatcacgtgccgtgatcttccttttactaagcatcacggttcacaccgtgacagtaccccctcccttagagccgagctccgtcgaggcgaggcttgtgcgggtatcttcggtggaagttccgtatgatttcgcgggcgtggtccaggtattcaacaggctcttcagtgggttcgtcgtaaccaatccatttgacggtgtacttcagacgcgggcctcctcggcctcgtcgttcccagcgggaatctaagatgtcttcaacttcccattcttccagtccttcgacttcgacaggcggtgcgggttcagcaacttgtccatttaccgggttcgtggcggcaggctgtagcaggctgacgttaaacacagggtggatcttcatactagcaggcagttcgagcttgtaagcgtgtgcgcttatagcttctaggaccttaaaggggcctaggttcttccagtccagtttcttctgcgggcggagggttcggatgTTCCTGtcgttcagccagaccagttgtccaggacggtatcaacgggcaggggcgcggtgacggttcgtttgttcttcgtatcgggcttgtgcggacagtatctcggcgcggacgtgctcagtcagttcttgcattcgtgtagcgaacttttccgcgtctcgggtcgcagggtgactgcTAGCGTTtttgtctaacgcttccaggatagattgtactgttcgggcaggttgttctcgatgaatcggactcttctttcaggagcagcggtgatgggcggatcggcagTGTCAGGCGGAACAGTGATAataggcggttcttcagcggtagcaggcggttcttcagcggtagcaggcggttcttcggtggtagcaggcggttcttcagcggtagcaggcggttcttcagcggtagcaggcggttcttcagtggtagcaggcggttcttcagtggtagcaggcggttcttcagcggtagcaggcggttcttcggtggtagcaggcggttcttcagcggtagcaggcggttcttcggtggtagcaggcggttcttcagcggtagcaggcggttcttcggtggtagcaggcagttcttcagcggtagcaggcggttcttcagcggtagcaggcggttcttcagtggtagcaggcggttcttcagcggtagcaggcggttcttcagcggtagcaggcggttcttcagtggtagcaggcggttcttcagtggtagcaggcggttcttcagtggtagcaggcggttcttctggcagatctggcagttcaggtggagtggttgtagtgactccgttcacaggcggggtggtagcggtctgctcaggaccgggtctaccagagttcagttcgggggctttcggggcggttcagacattttcagacagtcaactcctaggggtgggagctacgtagtgtcagggtgcgggctggcaggacggtatgatgggagatgactggcagggacaggtcgtaacagatcagattctcattgacaggtacaggcacaggcaggggcaggctaatatacaagacgtagctcgaagagctacaacaggatctagaactgaagttcaagataaacaggtcggagatcacgtgccgtgatcttccttttactaagcatcacggttcacaccgtgacaattTATAACTTTAACGAAACCGGTTTCCCTATAGGGCTAACTACTACTATAAAGGTTATTATAAGGAGCAAATTAACTAGCCGGAGACCGGTTTTATAACCTAGAAATCGTGAAAAGGTGACTATAGTTAAGTGTATAAATACTGTATATTATTTTTAAAAGCaaatgtcagggtgcgggctggcaggacggtatgataggagatgactggtaggaacaggtcataacagatcagattccacttgacaggtacaggcagggacaggctattatacaagacgtagctcgaagagctacaacaggatctagaactgaagttcagataaacaggtcggagatcacgtgccgtgatcttcctcttactaagcatcacggttcgcaccgtgacattaGGTTCGTTACATTGTATCGCATCGAGGGCTAAATTAGGGCCTAGCTGTACGGTTCTAGACTATATACTTATTAatagactgcggcacgatccgcaatatccgcggatatccgcaatccatatccgcaaagtgcggatttggatattttttgatatccaatatccgcagccttgaggatttggatatggacctcatatccattggatatctgcggatatccaatggatatcaaacaatacaaacatgcctagactcgtgacctcaaggggtatgcattattattatacattcctatgtatttttcgtgtaatacttggtactcgaggttgttgaatatcaccaggtaagtataatttctgacctcggtcagaaattatgggtggaaggtcaagcactgctctacttatagtagtatacaattggaaattctgaccgaggtcagaaattatgggtagacggttaagcactgctctacttatagtagtatacaattggaatctctgaccacggtcgcaaatctagtctttgaccacggtcagaaattcagtctattttgtggatattttgtggatatccacaagacatccgcaagacatcgaaactcgcaaagtccgcattttgagaacttttatctcgggtttctcaagttctagtagtcaaaccggattaagaaaataatcagtagacagctgggactcttagcttttatttgagcctaaaatcgaacgaacttatccaataataaaggttttgattttccatgttctatctcctacgaagtttatcatagttaacagtagttaaatatatatttctacatgtaatttaccacaaaatcgttaatctacggccacctttacatgaaaacgttggactaagaaaactacgacaccacctacaaatactgtataaggagaccttcgatacatgtctatttcctaaaatttcaaagggccgactgtcgattgaaggggttggttctgtcaggaccaaacatgcgtttatttcagtggtaaggaaatattggtaagctgcattaagatcatgtgacaggctataagggggaaagtaagcgagagttatgctagtgcggatatccaaggatatccgcagtgcggatgtggatatcaactcatatccaatatccgcaaattgcggatataaggatcgatctgatatccattggagcggatatgccgcagtctactTATTAAAGAATTCCTCCGGTAGTACAGTCATTCGGCgcgagggaaaaaaagtaaAAATGGACGGCTCGTGATAATATCGGTTCTCAATTGTGCGGAGAGGCTATTTAGTAgatttgaaaagaaaatatAAATTAAAATTATATTAGAAGACCGGAAAGAGATAACTAGTATAAGCTCCTACATAGATTTTACTTTCTGTGTTCCGGAATAGAAGCTTAACTAACTTAGGTACAGTGGGTAAAGAGAATATTGATAGAAAACGAAGGAACAATTAAGAATATCGAGGATCCAGCCCACGGCTTGACTAGGAAGGATTTTCTCCGAGTGTTATCTTCTATATGGCGAGTAGATCATCGCCGGTTTATGCCCGGATTGCTTAAGGCTGTTATAACGCTAGCTCTTCAACTATATCTTTTCATGGGAGTAAGGATTGGCAGTTTTATCTCACCTCACGAGGATAGAAATGAAAAAGGCCTAAGATACGATGTGAGAGCACTGCGACGTGGAGATTGTGCGTGGTTAATTACTTAACAGGACATCGATCTGTTTTTGTTTCCATCCTCTACGGCACCTTGAGGCTTGGACGGTAGAGTGCAAAATCAACCAAAAGTGGCTCAAAGGGAATCGAAACCCAGACTACACAGTGTAAGTTAGAACTTAGAGTTAAGAACCTCGACGCTATCCTTACCTCGGTAGGGGACTAGATCGATACTATCTAGGTTAGTACACTAGACTTACGTATTAGCATAAGTTTAGATAGAATATAGGGTAAGGAGCTAGAGTTCTAGAATGTAATTTAGCTATATAAAGATACTTTAAGGAAGCATAATAAGCCTAATTTAGGTTAGTGCTTTAATTAGAACTGGCCCTTAAGGGTTAATAAGACTTTCACTATTATCGCTGGGGATTTTCCAGCCTTCTTATCCCAGCGAGACATTATCCAAAGTACGGGACAAAATCTGCCAGCTTAGGATAAGCGATAAAAGAGCATACCTGCAAAGCAGAATGGGAATAGTTTAAACGTGGAAAGTCATATGTCAAATTAGCACTTGTCTTAAACATCTAGTCAATTAAAGGTTTACCGGGTTAGTTACTGAGCATTCTTATATAATGTACTCTCCAGCCTGAGGTGGCCCCAATATAGTTTGACACCTTCGGCACTTCCTATTGTCTATAACCTATATTACCTTTATATCCTGAATAATGATGGGTTTAGATTTTCCCAAGAAAAGTTGCAAATAAGAAATAAACTAGAACACAGCTGATGGAATGATAGGGGGAATATCCGTCTGTAGAGCAGCTAGTAAGGAGAAAGGTGGCTTGACTAGTGAGATGGGCAGACAGACATCGCAAACAACGGAAATTTAGGGGGTAGCCATGCAAAAGTTGCAAATTTTCACCATAGAGGGTGATATTTTGCGATAGAAACATGTCAACAGATAAATAAAGAACGAGCCGAAAAACGGCTGCAATCAAAGCGGAAAGTGGGCCCTAGACCGTTGTAATGAGAAACGAGCTGCGGCTTcgaaaatgatgaaatgcATCTTCCCTCGAATGTGTTCTGCTAACCGATCAATCACATCGCGTTGAACGAATACCCACTGAGTGGCCTTTCTCCCAGACAGCAATCGCATCACGTTGTCCTCAGTGATATGACTTTGGATGTTTTCTCTGCGGATGCGGACTAGCTGTGTGCTGAGGGTAGAATAGATGGGGCCCCTCACACCATCAGCTTGCCCAGGTCGCCAGAGGTGGTCGAATTTCGGGTGAGGGGTAGCCTGTCTCCTGCAGGTCCAGATGTACTCTTTCCAGTTGGGAGAATACCATAGATTCTCCATTCGGAGGCTGTTGATGAATGGTCGCGGAACCTGAATGTGAATAATGCAGGTATCGGCTGCAGGGCTTCTCCTTTCTGCAAATTTGCGGTACTCTTCAGCCGTTTCAATTTCGGGGGTCCAGTATTGCGCATTAAAATCGAAATTGAAGTCTCCGCCGGGGTATGTGCTGAGTGGTCTTAGGTTGACTGTTCCATCACTCTCAATGATATCACCCGCTGGCCGTAATTCATCATATGCCTTGCCCTTGTATAAAGAAATGTGATCGGCGAGGATATTGGCATCAGGCTGAACCATCACATATGTGTCTGGGAACTGGAAATCTTGGGGTGTCATGTTGATCGTTCCGGTCACGGGTTGCTGCTCAGATGggtcttggtcttctcgGCTCGGCTCATGCCTGGGCCGCTTATGTTTCTTTTTATGAGCTATGCGCTTGTTTGCATGACTTTGCAGCAGTTGCTGTTGACGAAGAAGAGCGGCATAGTTGATTTCAACGGTATCTTGTGCCCAGTAAGTGAGGGTCTGGGTACCGAAGACGTGTGAGAATCTCGGGTCCGTGATTGCTTCTTGAATTTGGCGAGTAAGACCAACATCAGCGAGCGCCTCCTGATGGCTCATGTTATCGTATTGTCGTCGGCTAAGAGAGGCGAGATGTGCAGTGACATATGCCATTAGGTCATCAGGATTTTGGCTTGGACTTGGGCGGCCGCAATATCGGTCATAGATCAGTCTGGCAACATCCGGTACGAACCCAATATACTCAAGCACCTCGACACTTTCTTCTGCCATTGGGATGTCGAAGGTTCGGATGACATTGGGCTGGAAACCATGGGTGGCAACAGACGCAGAagacgacgacgacgaggtgGATGAGCTTGACACAGATCTTGGTGCACTGAATACAGCGGAAACTTTTCTTTTACCACTGGCGTTTGTGGATGCATTCGGCTGAGGCTCGGGAAGGAGGATTGCAGCCTCTTCAAGGCATCGTATCTGTTCTAGTGTGAAAACACCAGGACCGGATGGGAGATCTGGATGATGTTCGGGAATGGCTTGGAGGGACATGGTGGGTAAGTTTGAAGAAGATAAATCGAATATAATGAGATTCAAAGAAGTGAGACTGAAACTTGGAATGAATTAAGAAGAACAAAGTATTGAGACTGAAACTTGGAAtgaatgaagaagaagaagaagaagaagaatagGATGCAAGGTTCAATGTTATCCTTTAAATATAGAAATAAAGTTGCAGAAAATTCTTGATCAGGCTTAGTAGGTTAAAAAAACACTTTGAGAAGACCAACTGGAAAAATTACTGAAAATACTGCCGGCCGACTAGTATTCTTGTTTTTTGCTACATCTACAGGGGATAAATACCCTACTATTTCATAGATTa
It contains:
- a CDS encoding Fungal transcriptional regulatory protein, N-terminal — translated: MKTITASDTDKAHSLLSIMGLSTQMALSMGLHRDLALFPGVTPYYAEVRKRSWACLFRLNLDYSIRSGSHFGIRLEDVDCPLPSAIDLLTLDPGLMMEPGTFLNQAQEATDQAFSIAAMKLAIVRAPLHQRLCSTTPGLSSEVRDRMRVSFQKILRELLPNLQEGASSCSAIEKFQQALLSMHAHSFMIVITLNFVLGVPSHNSQRSDLYEAWDDSVSILHQLQEMLQNGSELSSVAYHLLWTDIARAALTACLVVGRLRRINLGITVSNGPQPTLVIFQQLLLKYLDSLSQILAARYHLGPVAAKTSLVLAVATTVTSSLVNDLGDPKQDSTFFQVGFKAAEEVTAEMECFLKRETQDSRLSLLGPNTAGASAPPNATTPLPVNRMDHALPDQLIQTLFPSECDFYPGSESQVQDTLSDLYSMAFKPTSPIQFMPDLLWEEI
- a CDS encoding Allantoate permease, coding for MRYNVTNLMSRPGPEQTATTPPVNGVTTTTPPELPDLPEEPPATTEEPPATTEEPPATTEEPPATAEEPPATAEEPPATTEEPPATAEEPPATAEELPATTEEPPATAEEPPATTEEPPATAEEPPATTEEPPATAEEPPATTEEPPATTEEPPATAEEPPATAEEPPATTEEPPATAEEPPATAEEPPIITVPPDTADPPITAAPERRVRFIENNLPEQYNLSWKR